AGGTTCTAAAATCAGACGGATCCTGCAGCTCGCGAATCGTTGCCGAATACTGCCGATAGACTATACTTCTCGGGACAAGCGATGAATTCCTGACGAGCCATTCCAGGCCGTGACGCATAACCATATCCCGGACATTATCTTTTCAAAATTCAGGCTGAACAGCAACATGTGACTTTATGCCCAGCCTTTGGCTGCCTCTTCTGGCTTTACAAATACACATGTGGCTAAATTCAAGGTGGTTCTGGCTTTCATTTCACTCCTGGCGGCGTCTACGTGCGGCTCGTGCTCTTTGGGATCCCCTGGCTTAATGAAAGCCGATCAAGGCTGTACGTTTCAAGGGGTTTCATTATTATTTACAGATACaaattagaaaaaaaaagCCGCATTTACGAGATAATGCTATTGTGGTTAGTAGACGCGCTCCTGCAGCTTGAACAGTAGCGGGTCCTTGGTGCGCAATATCAGTTCAGCAATGAGCACGGGCGGCTCCGTTGTGTCACCGACAAAGTCGATGTGGTAGTGACGCAGAACGTTGGCCACAATGGCCTTAATCTCGAGCATGGCAAACTTTTGACCAATGCAGTTGCGCGGCCCCGCAGAGAAGGGTATGTAGGCATAGGGATTGAGCTTCTCGGCGCTTGTGACTACATCGAAGCGCTCCGGCTTGAAGCTGTTGGGCTCACTGAAGAGCTCCTCGCGGCGACCCAGGTAAAGGGGCGAGATGCCGATGTTTGTGCCAGCGGGAATGCGTTTGCCATCTGATTGGAAGGTAGAGTATTCGGAAAATGATACCTTGATGTGACCATGGCCTGGGCGGAGTATGATACTTACTTATCTCGCACTCCTCCACCACTCTGCGACCCAGTAGTGGGACGGAGGGGTACATGCGGAGCGTCTCCTTGATACACAGATCCACATAATGGAGTTTGTTGAGCAGCTCGTATGTGACCGGGGTGCTTTTGTCCTGGCCGATTACCGAACTGATCTCCTCGAAGCACTTCTTCTGCGCTTCCGGATGGGTCGCGACGTTGTAGAAGAAGAACATGAGGGCCGAAGAGGTTGTGTCGTGGCCCTCGAACATGAACGTGTCGACTTCCTCGCGAATGTCCAGGTTTGTTAACGGCTTCTCGTCGATAGTCGACTGCAGCAGTATGTCCAGGAAGGCCATTTTTCGCTTGGCCCCCACATCTGCATCCGCATCGACGGAAGCTGCGGCGGCGTGCTTGCTGCCGCCGCGTATTAACTCTTCGCGACGCTGCACAATGATTTTCTCCGTAAACTCATGCAGCACATTCAAGGCACGCTTCTCGGCACGGGCCAGGGGGGTCAGCATGTAGGTCAAGTCGAAGCGGTAGAAGATGTTGAACATCCGTTTGTGCAGCACCATCGATATCGTCTTCACCGCCTGCACGTATTCGGAGTCGGCATTCGTCTGTGCATTGATGGAGACGCCCATGGCAGTTTCTGTGCGTACAAAATTGCAAAGTTTTCAAAATATGTATACCATGTTCTGCGTGAAATAG
The Drosophila miranda strain MSH22 chromosome XL, D.miranda_PacBio2.1, whole genome shotgun sequence genome window above contains:
- the LOC108164818 gene encoding cytochrome P450 4d1 isoform X2 produces the protein MWLSLVFSAVGTVLVLGLFSWLPFFRRRRRICELAELLPGPKPWPLLGDAHLFFGLSPAEACLMMGQLAEKYGDTFKLRLGPCFSVMFFHPSDVEQVLSSTQLVDKADEYDFLARWLNEGLLVSTGRKWHKRRKIITPAFHFRILEQYVEIFDRQTRQFLSNLDLARGNDDNLVNLGHAVHLCALDVICETAMGVSINAQTNADSEYVQAVKTISMVLHKRMFNIFYRFDLTYMLTPLARAEKRALNVLHEFTEKIIVQRREELIRGGSKHAAAASVDADADVGAKRKMAFLDILLQSTIDEKPLTNLDIREEVDTFMFEGHDTTSSALMFFFYNVATHPEAQKKCFEEISSVIGQDKSTPVTYELLNKLHYVDLCIKETLRMYPSVPLLGRRVVEECEINGKRIPAGTNIGISPLYLGRREELFSEPNSFKPERFDVVTSAEKLNPYAYIPFSAGPRNCIGQKFAMLEIKAIVANVLRHYHIDFVGDTTEPPVLIAELILRTKDPLLFKLQERVY
- the LOC108164818 gene encoding cytochrome P450 4d1 isoform X1 gives rise to the protein MLHLSCPRQIGTISSYFTVAVARRQNMFLLLGALLASGLFVALLVYQLKFKRVIEVISYMPGPPVLPLVGHGHHFIGKPPHEMVKQITEFMSKYAKDETLKVWLGPELNVLMANPKDVEVVLGTMRFNDKAGEYKALEPWLKEGLLVSRGRKWHKRRKIITPAFHFKILDQFVDVFESGSRDLLRNMEMDRLRQGQTGFNLYDWINLCTMDTICETAMGVSINAQTNADSEYVQAVKTISMVLHKRMFNIFYRFDLTYMLTPLARAEKRALNVLHEFTEKIIVQRREELIRGGSKHAAAASVDADADVGAKRKMAFLDILLQSTIDEKPLTNLDIREEVDTFMFEGHDTTSSALMFFFYNVATHPEAQKKCFEEISSVIGQDKSTPVTYELLNKLHYVDLCIKETLRMYPSVPLLGRRVVEECEINGKRIPAGTNIGISPLYLGRREELFSEPNSFKPERFDVVTSAEKLNPYAYIPFSAGPRNCIGQKFAMLEIKAIVANVLRHYHIDFVGDTTEPPVLIAELILRTKDPLLFKLQERVY